CCACAGTATGTTTCGTACTACTCTACCCGGCCGAAATGCCATGGGCGACACTACAGAAAAAAACTGGGCACAATCTAATTATTCCGGGACAATTCGTCCATCGTTCCATCGGCGAAACTGCGGAACGGTTCATCCTGAGAGATCTCTTTGAATATCTCTTTCCCGCGTTTGATTACCAGCGGGTCAGGGGCAACCAGGAATTCTTTCAAGAGCTTGGCTATAAACTTACCATCCATGCCTTTCAACAGTTCGATATTTTCTTCGATGGAAAGCTGCATCAGATATTGAACTGCATCTCCGGAAGGTAAAGCAACCAGCACTGACTGGGTCTTTTTTGTCGCGACTCCCTGACTCTGTTCTTTCAGAATTTTCAGTTCTTCTTCAAAGGTCTTTTTCGCCAGTTCAAATGCCAATCGCTCTTTTTTGAGAGAATCTGAGGATTCAGTAATCGAACTTTTCAACATCTCGATTTCATCTTCACGTGATGCTAATTCCAGAATTCGCATTGCCCGTGTTTCAGCAACTTCATTTCGTGAGGGCAGACTGGTTTCTTCCTCAATTAATTCCACGTCATCCAGTGACTGTCCAGTCACGATCATACGAATGTCCTTAACGGAATCCGCATTCAGATGTCCGCGAACCCATAAAAAACTGAGACCGAGTATTTCCGAGATAATGGTCGCCACACAAAACACACAGAGAATAACAACCAGAGGACGAATCATTGATTACCTCCTGTCTGCTGAGTTGCTGACCAGGTCTCTTCCAACTCAACCATCTCTTTCTGATTTTGTACATAGAGGAATTCGTCACGATATTTATCGGACAGTTTTTCCATTGCTTTGACTTCCTGCTCGGCTTTGGCCAAAGCCTGCCTGCAGAGTGCAATCTGTTTTGCCACTAATTCCCGATTGGCAATGATCGACTGAATTTGTGTTTGTAACTGGCCCGCGTAATACCGTAAACTGGTCGTCCCATCGATGTCGACACGCCCTTCAGACTGACGCGCCCGGATTTCCTGAAACTGTTCTGTACGATGTAGTTTCAATTGCTCAGCCTGATCAATCAGCCGCTGATCTGCCTGGAGAATCTCCCCCAGCAACTGATGGCACATACTGCGTTTATGCCGTCGCATTTTAAGTACTGATTCAAATTGAAAATGAAATTTTTTCATCTCACTCAGGTTCATACAGGATTAAAATACAGTTGATCGTTTGATATGTTTTATGTT
The sequence above is a segment of the Gimesia algae genome. Coding sequences within it:
- a CDS encoding flagellar FliJ family protein, giving the protein MRRHKRSMCHQLLGEILQADQRLIDQAEQLKLHRTEQFQEIRARQSEGRVDIDGTTSLRYYAGQLQTQIQSIIANRELVAKQIALCRQALAKAEQEVKAMEKLSDKYRDEFLYVQNQKEMVELEETWSATQQTGGNQ